A portion of the Marinobacter alexandrii genome contains these proteins:
- a CDS encoding ABC transporter permease, producing MFKNNFKIGLRNLYKRKGFTAINTFGLAIGLTSCILIGLYLQNEFSYDKSFEDGDRIYRMLEEQTVNGDTEINNRIPYSFVGIVPRDYPEVDGATAVAGPFESQTVGIVDEKGQKTSFLEDNVLIADSSFFAVFSFEMLRGDRNSALKNPNSVVLSKSTAKRFFGEIDPLGKPIAIGRRSCIVTGVSVDAPPNSHIKFSYILSSTSIQWFSQNHFNLRGALCYFKLRSGTDPRTLESKLPDMVDTYIAAEIERINRVTWKDYKEAGNGFRYFIRPISSIHLDPDISGGMKAGGNIVTLRILIAVAILVFVIACINFMNLSTARSMERAKEVGVRKVMGSFKTQLIFQFLTESLIISFASLVVAIGLTLLALPYFNILSDSSLYLAFNWINVIVFFSTAMFIALIAGIYPAFILSSFKPIKVLKGNFTGNTSGKWLKDGLVIFQFWISIILISSTWVLYKQIQFLSEKDLGYDTEELLVLKGAFHMDPNFTKSYLDEIREIPEVKEVAGTLWMPGFQGVWRDEYRFQESTEVHTFNRGAVGDRLLKTMGLELAMGKFFDPRTNDSTSVVLNERAVKVLNIIDPVGKKLIMLDHDEGQLVEIPFTIKGIVKDFNYGTLRTDIEPLVLLSNEKFFGRVSSIAIKIEGSNLKSTISQLEEKWKKLIPDRPFAFRFVDDVLHADYLREERLGTVFTLFSGLSIFISIIGLLALSIYSSELRKKEIGIRKVLGASINDLLKLLSKDFTKVICISILLATPVAWYLMDNWLTDFAYHIKLQWWIFPLTGLGTLVVTWLTVGIHTYQASKTNPIDSLKDE from the coding sequence ATGTTCAAAAACAATTTCAAAATAGGGCTAAGAAATCTCTACAAAAGAAAGGGCTTCACAGCGATTAACACATTTGGCTTAGCAATTGGTTTGACAAGCTGCATACTGATTGGCCTTTACCTTCAAAACGAATTCTCCTACGATAAGTCTTTTGAAGATGGTGATAGGATCTATCGAATGTTGGAAGAGCAAACTGTCAATGGTGATACAGAAATCAACAATAGGATTCCTTATTCATTTGTGGGAATTGTGCCGAGAGACTATCCAGAAGTAGATGGTGCCACGGCAGTAGCTGGTCCATTCGAAAGTCAGACTGTAGGAATAGTAGATGAAAAAGGACAGAAAACGAGTTTCCTAGAGGACAATGTATTGATAGCTGATAGCAGCTTCTTTGCTGTTTTCAGCTTTGAAATGCTCAGAGGAGATAGAAATTCGGCTCTTAAGAATCCGAATAGTGTTGTTTTAAGTAAAAGCACAGCCAAGCGTTTCTTTGGAGAAATTGATCCTCTGGGAAAACCTATTGCAATAGGCCGACGAAGTTGTATTGTTACTGGTGTTTCTGTGGACGCACCACCAAACTCCCACATTAAATTTTCCTATATCTTATCCTCAACGTCTATTCAGTGGTTTAGTCAAAACCACTTCAACTTGCGGGGAGCATTGTGTTATTTTAAGTTGAGGTCAGGTACTGATCCACGAACACTGGAAAGCAAACTACCAGATATGGTAGATACCTATATTGCTGCGGAAATCGAACGAATCAACAGAGTCACTTGGAAAGACTACAAAGAAGCAGGAAACGGATTTAGATACTTCATCAGACCTATCTCAAGCATTCATTTAGACCCTGATATTTCTGGGGGAATGAAGGCTGGCGGAAATATTGTAACACTTAGGATACTGATTGCAGTTGCAATTTTGGTCTTTGTGATTGCTTGTATCAATTTCATGAACTTGTCAACTGCCCGATCTATGGAACGTGCAAAGGAAGTTGGTGTAAGAAAAGTAATGGGTTCGTTCAAAACGCAATTAATTTTTCAATTTTTGACTGAGTCGTTGATTATCAGCTTTGCTAGTCTGGTTGTCGCAATTGGTCTTACACTTCTGGCTCTTCCCTACTTCAATATCCTCAGTGACTCATCTCTATACTTAGCTTTTAACTGGATCAACGTAATAGTATTCTTTTCAACAGCCATGTTTATTGCACTAATAGCAGGTATTTATCCAGCTTTTATTCTCTCCTCATTTAAACCTATTAAAGTACTAAAAGGAAATTTTACTGGAAATACGAGTGGGAAATGGCTTAAGGATGGTTTAGTAATTTTTCAATTTTGGATATCAATTATCCTGATCTCGAGCACCTGGGTTCTGTACAAGCAAATCCAGTTTCTGTCAGAAAAGGATCTTGGATATGATACAGAAGAGCTACTGGTCCTGAAGGGCGCCTTTCATATGGATCCTAATTTCACCAAATCTTACCTAGATGAAATAAGAGAAATTCCAGAGGTAAAGGAAGTCGCTGGAACACTTTGGATGCCCGGATTTCAAGGAGTCTGGAGGGATGAATATCGATTTCAGGAATCAACGGAAGTACACACTTTCAACAGAGGGGCAGTTGGTGATCGCTTGTTGAAAACCATGGGCCTAGAGCTTGCTATGGGAAAGTTCTTTGATCCAAGGACTAACGATTCCACATCCGTGGTTCTGAATGAAAGAGCTGTCAAAGTCTTGAATATCATTGATCCTGTAGGAAAGAAGCTTATCATGCTCGACCATGACGAAGGACAACTGGTTGAAATTCCATTTACAATTAAAGGTATAGTGAAGGATTTCAACTATGGAACCTTGCGTACGGATATTGAACCCCTTGTGCTTCTAAGTAATGAAAAGTTCTTTGGACGAGTCAGCAGTATTGCAATCAAAATTGAAGGAAGCAATTTGAAAAGTACGATTTCGCAGCTCGAAGAAAAGTGGAAAAAACTAATTCCTGATCGCCCCTTTGCTTTTCGATTTGTTGATGATGTTTTGCATGCAGATTACCTGAGAGAAGAGCGACTTGGGACAGTATTTACCCTTTTCTCAGGGCTAAGTATTTTCATTTCCATCATTGGGCTTCTAGCGCTTTCCATCTATTCGTCGGAGCTTAGAAAAAAGGAAATTGGCATAAGAAAAGTTCTAGGCGCTAGCATCAATGATCTATTGAAGTTGCTCTCAAAAGACTTCACAAAAGTCATTTGCATTTCCATCCTTTTAGCAACCCCTGTTGCATGGTATCTGATGGACAATTGGCTAACAGACTTTGCTTATCACATAAAGTTGCAGTGGTGGATATTTCCTCTTACAGGCTTAGGAACTTTAGTTGTTACATGGCTTACGGTCGGTATTCATACCTATCAGGCGTCCAAAACCAATCCAATAGATTCCTTGAAGGATGAGTAG
- a CDS encoding helix-turn-helix transcriptional regulator has protein sequence MKKFQLGEFEEVVMLTVAILYENAYGVSIKKEIENRLGRNVSVGALQSALKRLEDKDYLVSHDKDATQERAGRPKRYFKITSLGKQAMQYTKETRNSLWDAIPSISLEVKFSEVYNA, from the coding sequence ATGAAAAAATTTCAATTAGGCGAGTTTGAAGAAGTGGTCATGCTTACGGTAGCCATTCTTTATGAAAATGCATATGGAGTTTCCATCAAAAAAGAAATCGAGAATAGACTGGGTAGAAATGTAAGCGTTGGAGCACTACAATCTGCCCTCAAAAGATTGGAAGACAAAGACTATCTGGTGTCACACGACAAAGATGCCACACAGGAAAGAGCCGGTCGTCCAAAGCGATATTTTAAAATCACCTCTTTAGGTAAACAAGCCATGCAGTATACCAAAGAGACACGTAACTCGCTTTGGGATGCCATTCCTTCCATTTCATTGGAAGTAAAATTTTCTGAAGTATACAATGCATAA
- a CDS encoding FtsX-like permease family protein codes for MLKNFLLITLRNILKNKGSSYLNIASLTFGIAVCLFIFHYIYFELNYDTSPSENNVYRVESQFFDDEGLSYQEARTSMSAAPFLQQEFAEIKDYTRIISFSEEGTGLFRKQKNDSVEVGVYIPKVFYAEQSIFSVFSLPLEEGDKSTCLTEPNSILLSSKTANDIFEKELASGKSIIGKKLKSPGIGNVVEEFVITGIFTDRPTNTHIKFDALVAKPMDRKVHRIESEEKNNTYSYVAIANQVLSEDLTNGVNYPEKVSLNKLALRPINEVHLASGISGNTEPGANKRLITFLSIIAVIILLLASTNHTNNSIFNSIDRAKEIGVRKLLGIKPKQLFFTLLGEAFLVNLISTIGAIVIFLIGVQSVQVHTGIAYPSFKDADLIVYLEAILSLLIISTVLSGTYPSFYLTSLSPIASLKSKYELMSSRQFSSAGRVIKYLLIFQLGVSICFLSGLYIVYAQLQYLKESGRSPLEVSITGIFPGSSGAGEKFTEEAYFGLNEYQKTNALEAYAISNLYKNEIKTVQWLRLDSIDELIKISVVDHAYIQKSDISFLSGRNFHHVFGSDAGNAIITREAMYIAGYNHPDSIIDKTLISKGSRWKVIGVIKNRSSSKEPEIYVTGFRYRTYVDVILNYPGGKGETLNQFLDKNEYYLAKALPFFSLFKRNYQNQATSEESMMKLFLFLSIMTLVIANMGMLGLSSFIAQKKQKEIGIRKILGAESMHILVVLLLDFLKLIGLASIIAIPLVLVGSKNWLENYAFRISVDPSMILIPLLIVFLIALVVVAEKCFKLAMASPLKSLKN; via the coding sequence ATGTTAAAGAACTTCCTGCTTATTACCCTACGCAATATTTTAAAGAACAAAGGGTCTTCCTACCTAAATATTGCCAGTCTGACCTTTGGAATAGCAGTATGTCTCTTCATATTTCACTACATCTATTTTGAATTAAACTATGATACTTCTCCTTCTGAAAACAATGTTTATAGAGTTGAATCTCAGTTTTTTGATGATGAGGGACTATCCTATCAGGAAGCACGGACATCAATGTCTGCAGCTCCATTTTTACAGCAAGAGTTTGCCGAAATCAAAGACTATACTCGTATCATTTCATTTTCAGAGGAAGGTACTGGCTTGTTCCGAAAACAGAAAAATGATAGTGTTGAAGTAGGTGTCTATATCCCTAAAGTATTTTACGCTGAACAATCGATTTTCAGTGTATTTAGCTTACCTCTCGAAGAAGGAGATAAATCAACATGCCTAACCGAGCCTAATTCAATTCTACTCTCCAGTAAAACAGCAAATGACATATTTGAGAAAGAGCTAGCTTCAGGTAAGTCAATCATTGGAAAAAAGCTTAAATCTCCTGGAATCGGAAATGTAGTAGAGGAATTTGTGATAACCGGAATTTTCACTGATCGTCCAACCAATACACATATAAAATTCGATGCACTTGTAGCCAAGCCTATGGATAGAAAAGTCCATAGAATCGAATCGGAAGAAAAAAACAATACCTACTCTTATGTAGCTATTGCTAACCAGGTGCTTTCAGAAGATTTAACCAATGGGGTGAATTATCCGGAAAAAGTAAGCTTAAATAAGCTGGCACTACGCCCTATCAATGAAGTCCATCTGGCTTCTGGAATTTCTGGCAATACAGAGCCTGGTGCAAATAAGCGATTAATCACATTTTTATCAATCATCGCCGTAATTATTCTCTTACTTGCTTCTACCAATCATACTAACAATTCCATTTTCAATTCCATAGATAGAGCAAAAGAGATTGGCGTGAGAAAGCTTCTTGGCATAAAACCAAAACAGCTTTTCTTTACTTTATTGGGTGAGGCTTTCTTAGTCAATTTGATTTCGACAATCGGTGCAATTGTCATATTTCTGATAGGCGTTCAATCGGTTCAAGTACATACAGGCATTGCATATCCTTCATTCAAAGATGCTGATCTAATTGTCTACTTAGAAGCTATTCTTTCCTTGCTTATCATTAGCACAGTTTTGTCAGGAACTTATCCTTCTTTCTACCTCACTTCTCTGAGTCCTATAGCATCTTTAAAAAGTAAGTATGAATTGATGAGTTCAAGACAGTTCAGTTCTGCTGGTCGAGTCATTAAGTATCTTTTAATTTTTCAATTGGGTGTATCTATTTGTTTCTTGTCTGGATTGTACATTGTTTATGCACAGCTACAATATCTAAAAGAGAGTGGTCGCTCTCCACTAGAGGTCTCGATTACTGGCATTTTTCCAGGTTCCTCAGGTGCCGGCGAAAAATTTACAGAGGAAGCCTATTTTGGACTAAATGAGTATCAAAAAACAAATGCATTAGAAGCATATGCTATTTCTAACCTTTACAAAAATGAGATTAAAACCGTACAATGGTTAAGGCTTGATTCAATTGACGAGCTTATTAAAATCAGTGTAGTAGATCACGCATACATTCAGAAATCAGATATCTCTTTCTTATCTGGAAGAAACTTTCATCATGTATTTGGAAGCGATGCTGGAAATGCAATCATCACCCGCGAAGCAATGTACATAGCAGGGTATAATCATCCGGATAGCATTATAGACAAAACACTCATTTCTAAAGGGAGTAGATGGAAGGTAATCGGAGTAATAAAAAACAGAAGTAGTTCTAAGGAACCTGAAATTTACGTGACAGGCTTTCGCTACCGAACTTATGTAGATGTAATTTTAAATTACCCAGGAGGTAAAGGGGAAACACTGAATCAGTTTTTGGACAAAAATGAATATTACTTAGCAAAAGCTCTCCCATTCTTTTCCTTATTCAAGAGAAATTATCAAAATCAAGCAACCTCTGAAGAGTCCATGATGAAACTGTTTCTGTTTCTATCAATAATGACATTAGTGATTGCAAACATGGGTATGCTCGGATTGTCTTCTTTCATTGCCCAAAAGAAACAGAAAGAAATAGGTATTCGGAAAATACTTGGCGCTGAATCTATGCACATCCTGGTGGTTCTCCTTTTAGATTTCCTTAAACTCATTGGTTTGGCTTCAATTATTGCAATCCCATTAGTACTGGTCGGAAGCAAAAATTGGTTGGAAAACTATGCCTTCAGAATCAGCGTGGATCCTTCAATGATTTTGATTCCACTTTTAATTGTATTCCTTATTGCTCTAGTGGTAGTGGCAGAGAAGTGTTTCAAATTAGCAATGGCTAGTCCATTGAAATCGCTGAAAAATTAG
- a CDS encoding ABC transporter permease yields MHNPPKLFLHFFRWFCHADLQKPIEGDLMELYEERVKDIGKKKADRKFKLDVLQLFRPSIIKPADGTYRLNNYGMLKNYFKVTVRNLLRQKLYSVINIGGLSIGIASFLLIFIYVQYERSFDKFYPNADNIYNIYQQQPGNHSLGTDLYAVTPAALASTIEVEYPEIRYATTILSYSTLLEAKDEHHFKQVIMADEHFFNVFKHTFIAGDPKTALNTAEGIVLTQSFAKKLFGDEDPIGKEIKFWAGPAYVTGIIKDQPKNSSIKFSAILSIQASEYYRSERIKEKWDGNSYYTFFTFEEAADPVAFEKKLVDLLAVRWMYSKEIPNKYFVDPFSKFHLRDSVNEDFGTKGNAKQLSLFSVIAVLILSLAAINYMNLAVARSINRAKEVGLRKAIGARKNQLVFQFLTESIFLSVLAFLIALGITQLSLPIFGSLVERQMEIGLLNELNLIPFLFITVVMLGIISGSYPALFMSSLKPVHVLKGRLGRRKSGGKLQKLLIICQYSISIIMLICTLIVYQQMRFISEKELGISKDQIVVVRVRGNEMRENIELIKERFSNYSNVQSVSSVSSFPTNIQSSTFFNADWTGGNIYRLYTDHQFLDVFEVELLAGRFLDSDLPTSNEKDFVINETAAKALGWTAESAIGQEYINGDGDQKNIIGVIADFHMHSLHMPIEPLVIGKRDLLRYISVKISTGKIAETLQYLQETSEEYSNYPFDYQFMDNHFDQIYKEDQRQSQLLGFFALLAMLIAGLGLFGLAAFEAVQNQKEVGIRKVLGATIQNIVWIFGRKFLSLVTIGFLLAVPISWFLINGWLQNFAYRITPSWWIFGLGGAFAILIAFLTISSQSIKAALVNPVESLKNE; encoded by the coding sequence ATGCATAATCCTCCCAAACTATTTCTCCATTTTTTCCGATGGTTTTGCCACGCAGATCTACAAAAACCGATTGAAGGCGACCTCATGGAACTCTATGAAGAAAGAGTAAAGGATATAGGAAAAAAGAAAGCTGATAGAAAGTTCAAATTAGATGTACTTCAACTTTTCCGACCGAGTATCATAAAGCCAGCAGATGGCACTTACAGACTTAATAATTACGGCATGTTAAAGAACTATTTTAAGGTAACAGTAAGAAATCTGTTGCGTCAAAAACTCTACTCTGTTATCAATATCGGAGGACTTTCCATCGGTATAGCATCGTTTCTTTTGATCTTCATTTATGTACAATATGAACGTTCTTTTGACAAATTCTATCCCAATGCAGATAATATTTATAATATCTATCAGCAGCAGCCAGGAAATCATTCATTAGGAACCGACTTATATGCAGTAACCCCTGCTGCACTAGCATCCACTATTGAGGTTGAGTATCCCGAAATACGATATGCGACCACAATTCTCTCTTATTCCACGCTTTTAGAGGCTAAGGATGAGCATCATTTTAAACAAGTTATAATGGCAGATGAGCACTTCTTCAATGTGTTCAAACACACTTTCATAGCTGGTGATCCTAAGACAGCATTGAACACAGCAGAGGGTATCGTTCTTACACAATCGTTTGCCAAAAAACTATTCGGTGATGAAGACCCTATCGGAAAAGAAATCAAGTTTTGGGCAGGGCCAGCCTATGTTACGGGGATCATCAAAGACCAACCTAAGAATTCTTCAATTAAGTTTTCTGCAATCCTTAGCATTCAAGCTAGTGAATACTACAGAAGCGAACGAATAAAAGAAAAGTGGGATGGTAATTCCTACTATACTTTTTTCACATTTGAAGAAGCGGCAGATCCTGTAGCATTTGAAAAAAAACTAGTCGATCTTCTTGCTGTTCGGTGGATGTATTCCAAAGAAATTCCCAACAAATACTTCGTAGATCCTTTCTCTAAATTTCATTTGAGAGATAGTGTCAATGAAGACTTTGGGACAAAGGGAAATGCAAAACAACTTAGCCTATTTTCAGTGATTGCTGTCCTCATCCTTTCATTAGCTGCAATCAACTATATGAATCTTGCAGTAGCAAGATCTATTAATAGAGCAAAAGAAGTTGGACTCAGAAAAGCTATTGGGGCTAGAAAAAACCAGCTAGTATTTCAATTTTTGACTGAATCAATCTTTCTCTCTGTATTAGCCTTTCTCATTGCATTGGGAATCACTCAGTTGTCACTCCCTATCTTCGGAAGTTTGGTAGAGCGCCAAATGGAAATAGGTCTTCTTAACGAATTAAACCTCATACCATTCCTATTCATTACTGTCGTGATGTTAGGTATAATTTCAGGTAGCTATCCGGCTTTATTTATGTCCTCTTTAAAGCCTGTTCACGTTTTAAAAGGTAGGTTGGGAAGAAGAAAATCTGGAGGGAAGCTGCAAAAACTTCTGATCATTTGTCAATATTCTATTTCAATCATCATGCTAATATGCACGCTAATCGTATATCAGCAAATGCGATTTATCAGTGAAAAGGAGCTGGGAATCAGTAAAGACCAAATTGTAGTAGTTCGTGTGAGAGGGAATGAGATGCGAGAGAATATCGAGCTGATTAAAGAACGGTTTTCAAACTATTCCAATGTTCAATCAGTCAGTTCGGTAAGTAGCTTCCCGACTAATATACAATCCAGCACCTTTTTTAATGCTGATTGGACTGGGGGTAACATCTATAGGCTATATACCGATCATCAGTTTTTGGATGTTTTCGAAGTTGAGTTGCTCGCTGGTCGTTTTCTCGACTCTGACCTTCCTACTTCCAATGAAAAAGACTTTGTAATCAACGAAACTGCAGCAAAAGCACTAGGTTGGACCGCAGAATCCGCCATCGGTCAAGAGTACATCAACGGAGATGGAGATCAAAAAAACATCATTGGAGTTATTGCAGACTTTCATATGCACAGCTTGCATATGCCCATCGAACCATTAGTCATTGGCAAGCGTGATCTGCTTCGATACATATCAGTAAAGATTAGCACCGGAAAAATTGCCGAGACTCTTCAATACTTACAGGAGACCTCTGAAGAGTATTCAAACTATCCATTTGATTATCAATTCATGGATAATCATTTCGACCAAATCTATAAAGAAGATCAGCGGCAAAGCCAGTTACTAGGGTTCTTTGCTCTGCTAGCGATGCTTATCGCAGGTTTAGGACTTTTTGGACTTGCAGCTTTTGAGGCAGTTCAGAATCAAAAAGAGGTTGGTATCAGAAAAGTCCTTGGTGCCACGATCCAAAACATCGTGTGGATTTTCGGGAGGAAGTTTTTATCTCTTGTTACCATCGGGTTTCTTTTAGCAGTTCCAATCTCATGGTTCCTCATCAATGGTTGGTTGCAAAATTTTGCCTATAGGATCACTCCAAGCTGGTGGATATTTGGGCTTGGAGGTGCTTTTGCTATCCTTATAGCCTTCCTCACTATTAGCAGTCAGTCGATAAAAGCGGCACTAGTTAATCCAGTAGAGTCCTTAAAGAATGAATAA
- a CDS encoding FtsX-like permease family protein, giving the protein MNNQPPKYFLRFFRWFCHPRLQKPIEGDLMELYDERLKEMGKRKADQKFRRDVLQLFRPSIIKPADGTYRLNNYGMFKHNLIISFRSFLRFKNTFLINLLGLASGLASAILILLWVNDELNMDRFSEKDSHRHVQVIHTYPTSGTYHTNANGSTPNPLFEALPKAIPEIDYSFPVKAHASYQGVLTTGENNVRASYQFIGDGYFNVFPADFIQGNKYKALSDKNDIVISEEMALGLFDSTEEAIGQIIELKDEDFGGSYMVTGVFIPISNSSHQSDVLFHYDLFREADYMQWYNGGTQAHLVLKEGVDLAQFNDKIKSFLKTLAPNWEDILYAQPYAEKYLYGKYEQGVPVEGRITYVKLFSIIAIFLLAIACINYMNFSTAKASRRIKEIGVKKAMGAGRKSLIFQYFGESLFMSFISLIMALAIVAILLPQFNEITGKQLAFNLTGNVLGWVLGITSLTGLISGSYPALHLSGFKPVLALKGKLKGDSKGLLIRKALVVFQFSISVILIVSVIVIYKQVEFIQTSNLGYNKDHIITFPREGNLKKDHSAFFSEIRSTPGVVMASHMSGDLPGRVGFSQGYKWEGMGAEDKSLRFYQIRGGYDLIELLGIKIKEGRSFSRDFPTDRDAYLFNEAAIQMTQLAEPIGQKIGNFNTNANTKEVIGVVKNFHFQSFQEEIRPFIFSLTEKSEKFVIKIQEGTEQETIERIRKIYQNYNDGYPFEYTFLDDDYQAIYAAEERITVLSKYFAAIAIVVSCLGLLALTSFSTQQRFKEIAIRKVLGSSNTGIVRLLSSDFTSLVSIAIIIALPIAYYLMKIWLNDFAYRIELTPIYFAAGGALVFLLAVFTITIQTAKSAKVNVTESLRANE; this is encoded by the coding sequence ATGAATAACCAACCACCCAAATATTTCCTCCGATTCTTCCGGTGGTTTTGTCATCCACGATTGCAAAAACCGATCGAGGGTGACCTAATGGAACTCTACGATGAGCGACTAAAAGAAATGGGAAAAAGGAAGGCAGATCAAAAATTTAGAAGAGATGTACTTCAGCTTTTCCGGCCAAGTATTATAAAGCCAGCAGATGGCACTTACAGACTAAATAACTACGGCATGTTTAAACATAACTTAATTATCTCCTTTAGAAGCTTTCTAAGATTTAAAAACACATTCCTTATTAACCTGCTAGGACTAGCAAGTGGTTTAGCGAGTGCTATATTGATTTTATTATGGGTAAATGATGAGTTGAACATGGACAGATTCAGTGAGAAGGATAGCCATCGCCATGTTCAGGTGATACATACTTACCCTACATCGGGTACATATCACACCAATGCCAATGGGTCTACGCCCAACCCTTTATTTGAAGCATTACCTAAAGCAATTCCTGAAATTGACTACTCTTTTCCTGTAAAAGCACATGCAAGCTATCAAGGCGTTCTCACCACAGGTGAAAATAATGTAAGAGCAAGCTATCAATTCATCGGGGATGGATACTTCAATGTATTTCCAGCAGACTTTATTCAAGGCAACAAATACAAGGCACTATCGGACAAGAACGATATTGTGATATCGGAAGAAATGGCACTAGGTCTGTTTGACTCTACTGAAGAAGCCATAGGACAAATAATTGAGTTGAAAGATGAAGATTTTGGGGGTTCGTACATGGTGACGGGTGTATTTATCCCTATCTCAAATTCTTCTCATCAATCTGACGTTCTATTTCATTATGACCTTTTCCGTGAGGCCGACTACATGCAGTGGTACAATGGTGGCACACAAGCTCATTTGGTATTGAAGGAAGGGGTCGACCTTGCTCAGTTTAATGATAAAATCAAAAGCTTTTTAAAGACGTTAGCCCCAAATTGGGAGGACATCTTGTATGCACAACCCTACGCAGAAAAATACCTCTATGGAAAATATGAACAGGGAGTACCTGTAGAAGGAAGAATTACCTATGTCAAACTCTTTTCCATTATAGCCATCTTCTTACTGGCCATTGCATGTATCAACTATATGAATTTTTCTACCGCGAAAGCCTCTAGAAGAATAAAGGAAATAGGAGTAAAAAAAGCCATGGGAGCAGGACGAAAATCACTCATTTTCCAATACTTCGGAGAATCCCTTTTTATGTCATTCATATCATTAATAATGGCGCTTGCGATTGTAGCCATCTTGCTTCCTCAATTCAATGAAATTACTGGGAAGCAACTTGCATTCAATCTTACAGGAAATGTGTTAGGATGGGTACTTGGCATCACATCACTTACTGGTTTAATTTCAGGTAGCTACCCTGCTCTCCATCTTTCAGGGTTTAAACCTGTTCTCGCATTAAAAGGAAAACTAAAGGGTGATTCGAAAGGCTTATTGATCCGCAAAGCCTTAGTCGTTTTTCAATTTTCCATCTCCGTGATATTGATCGTTTCAGTTATTGTCATCTATAAGCAAGTAGAGTTTATACAGACTTCCAATCTGGGTTATAATAAAGATCACATCATCACATTTCCTCGCGAGGGCAATCTCAAAAAGGATCATAGTGCTTTTTTCTCGGAGATCAGAAGTACCCCTGGAGTGGTCATGGCGTCTCACATGAGTGGAGACCTTCCAGGAAGAGTGGGTTTCTCACAAGGATATAAGTGGGAAGGCATGGGCGCTGAAGACAAAAGCCTACGGTTTTATCAGATTCGTGGCGGGTATGATTTGATCGAACTACTTGGTATCAAGATAAAAGAAGGGCGGAGTTTTTCTAGAGATTTTCCTACAGACAGAGATGCATACCTCTTTAATGAAGCCGCAATTCAGATGACCCAATTGGCAGAGCCTATTGGTCAAAAAATTGGAAATTTTAATACAAATGCAAACACCAAAGAAGTGATTGGCGTTGTTAAAAATTTTCATTTTCAATCGTTTCAAGAAGAAATACGTCCTTTTATTTTTTCTCTTACAGAAAAATCTGAAAAGTTCGTCATCAAAATACAAGAAGGTACAGAGCAAGAAACCATTGAGCGGATTAGAAAGATTTATCAAAATTATAATGACGGATATCCTTTTGAGTACACGTTTTTAGATGACGATTACCAAGCGATTTATGCTGCAGAGGAGCGGATCACAGTGTTATCAAAGTATTTCGCAGCGATTGCTATAGTCGTTTCTTGTCTAGGCCTACTGGCTCTTACTTCATTTAGTACACAACAAAGGTTCAAAGAAATTGCCATCCGGAAAGTACTTGGATCTAGTAATACTGGAATTGTACGACTTCTTTCAAGTGATTTCACTTCACTTGTTTCAATCGCCATCATCATTGCATTACCTATCGCATACTATTTAATGAAAATATGGCTGAATGATTTTGCCTATCGCATAGAACTAACACCAATCTACTTCGCAGCAGGTGGAGCATTGGTTTTTTTGTTGGCAGTTTTCACCATTACCATCCAAACTGCAAAGTCGGCCAAGGTAAATGTAACCGAAAGCTTAAGGGCCAATGAATAA